CGTTAATCCTGTAGATTGGAAACGGGGGCACTACAAACGGGCTGgccataaatccttttttttatctctttttgGATGAGAGACTGCTGTCTTTGGTTCTTGAATAGCAGAATGGAGATTTTTGCTTGAATAGCAGAACTGAGATTTTGCCGGTTGAAAAACCGTTCTCTAGTCCGTCGATTAAATTGTTGATCTTGTCTGGGTGATTctgaagtttttgttttaaaatgggacACAAGAGTGGATGGAGTGGATTCGAGCAGAGAGAGGTTGAGTGGCCGGTATTACCGCAAACTCTGCATGCATTGGCACTGAGACTGCTGCCAATCCTATTAAATAGGTCTAGATCAGGTTGTGCCCAGTCAATGATATGATTATCTAAAGCCAAAATAGCTGCTGCTTTACCTGAAAATGATTTATGGTAATCAAAAAACATGGTCCCTCCATATCTGACAGATAGCTCTACTATATAGAATTTGTAGGAATCTAATTCTTGTCTGCGGTTTGGATATACTGAACATAGCACAGCTCTGTAAATAGCAAAGGCAAGGGCGAATTCTCCCAGAGTTAGATTTTTAAGTAATTCTGGGGTCTCTGGATTTCAGCGTGACTGAAAGATCTCCACAATCCACTACTCTGTGGTCCAAAAATTCAGATGTAGCCATCAACAGTGAAACCAGGTTTACGTCCTTCCCTTCTATTATGTTTTGCCAAATTTGCGAGGATATTAAATGACTACGGGTAGTACTTGAGGCGCTGGAACCATATACTGTGGCAGTTGCGAGGTTGTTGATCGGAGACTTGACTGTATGGATCGGAGTTGGTATCACGCCAGAAGTGATTGCAGCTAGAGCAGAAGTGGCTGGGTTTATTGCAGGAATGGAGGAAATCACTGTAACTGCGGAACTTTGCTTTCCTTGCTCGATGTTGGACACCAGTTTATCCAAGTTGCTGATTTTGGTGTTGACTGATGATAAGGTATCTGCGAATGGttgcatgaatgcttttatttcgtTGATAATGCGAGAATGTTCCTGTTGAGTTTCACTTGCTGGAGTGGCTGCCTGCTGGTTTAATGACGTGTTGGCAGCTGCAGTAGCTTGGACAGCTGAGTTTTCTTAGGTGGAAAAATTGGTTCTGCCGAGATGGAATTACAATAGAAAAGTGAATGTTACGATACAGACAATAATTGATCTTTTGAAATCTTCCAAATCTGAGGTCTGCTGTAAGTATTCCACACTTAAAttgtaattgttgttgttgttgttgttgttttatttcttcagCTGAAGATATTGCTGGGGGTCTTGAAATCTGTTTAGGTTCACCAAAACGAAAAACACAAGACGGAAGTGTACAGtgtgactaatggtttaaataggaagtagatttTGAGATATTTTGGTATGTAGATCACCACATGCTGCCATTTGCAATTACAATGACATTTTGCACAAacgttttaaaaatgtagtatatTTCAATGTGAACATTAAGCAGCTGCCTTTTCCTTTAATAATAGTatgtcttttttgtttcttttccagTTTAGGCCTTATATCGGATTCCTTTCATATGTTCTTTGACTGTACGGCCCTCTTGGCTGGATTAGCAGCTTCAGTAATTTCAAGGTGGAGGTCGAATGATGCTTTCTCATATGGGTAAGGAATTGGTAAGCTCTATGGTAATGTGATGGACAGTGTTTCGGGAAATGGTGCACATTCTGTCCATTGGATTTCTGTAAAGCTTGCCATGTAATGTGTAAATTACTGCAGTTGTGTGTAATTATAACTAATAAAGGCAAGCTGCAAAAAACCTGTGGCTTTCTATGTGaaggaatcaccctggattgcatcaacctcCTGTCTGTTATCCCAGGATTACTACTAAAAAAaagtggttgatgcaattcaAGGGtattccctggtgctgtaaaatgctttaaaaaaaaaaacttgcctggAATAGGTTGATAAAATCAGTCCCTAAGAAAATTGATTTGATTTAatgttttgaagttattgatgATCAAACATAAAATTAAAGATCTGCACATCATTGCATATGAAAAGTACGGCTTTTGAGACTGGAGTCTAAACAGAGAGTGGCCAAGTGTTATATAATCTGTTGTACTGGCACATCAATGGGCATTATAGAGTTAAATCTTAGATTTTAACATACTTGCATTTAGATTTTACACAGAATCAAGTGTtgagactgaacagccttccttatTCCAAGCAAAtcgtgtgacctttcaactcttacAGCACCATCTACAATCTGACTGTACTGTATAAATGTAAGGTAGATGTGGCTGGCAGTTTTAAAGTCACATTGTaaaatgatttgaatggaacgaggatGGCTGTTCAGTCCAGGTACTtatgattctccagacaagcagaAAGCAATGCAATCTCAAAGCCATGTAAAGGCAGATTTTCGAGAAACAATATGATAATACTGTTGGAGTAACATTAATCCAGAACCacacagaatgattgcaaacacaaaataagcaatggaaatgtaaaaaaattgaaGCTACAGTAATTGTTCTTTAAAGTTTTTCTCAACAGAATTCACCCAGTACAGTAAATGTGTCAGTTGAAAGGTGGTATATTCAGTACCCTCTCGTTATTTGTCTTGCAGGTATGTGCGAGCGGAGGTCTTGGCTGGCTTTGTAAACGGCCTCTTCTTAATCTTCACAGCCTTTTTCATCTTCTCAGAAGGAGTGGAGGTATGCTGTGTGTCTAAAGCCAATGCAATGTACCAGCAAATTTGGGCCAGGCTCTGAAACTAATAAATAGATTTATGAGTTGTTTGCTGATTTGCATATATTTGTGAGTAAAGTAAGCTGTATAAATCTAACAGGGAGTGGACTCTTAGCTGGATAAGCATATCATTCACCATCTACCCAAGTGTCCTGTTTGCACACCCATGTGGCAAGTACCATACTGTAGATCCACTGGGTTGTAGATGTCCCAATGAtctttattctgccttttatacTGTACCTGCCCAAGGATAACATTTAAACTGTGGTGCTGATATCtgtattttaacttttaaaaagtgcCAAAAAACTGCAGCTGTGAGAGTACTGATGGTTTCTTCAAtggcaggggttttcaaccgggggtacgcacaaataaaaatgaaagtaaacgAAAATTATGTGATTTTACGCATTCCAACCGTGGAACACCTGTGTGGGGTAGGCCAGCCACTTTGATACGATTAACatcgttccatgggtcaaaatgcatcaaatttaAGTACCGGCATCTTACTGGGACAGAAATACATTCTTCTGTAATCCTGCTGCAAGTCTCATGGTAAGAAGTGCTTATTGCACCCCTTCAGAACAAACAGTGCAAGGGCCAATGAAActtggtatttaaaaaaaggcCAACTAGGGACAGAACACTGTCTgagctacatcagtgcttccctTCAATTGTTAGTGCATTGTTAATAATTTCACAGCAAacttctctgaataatctcaaaacaggttcatctgtttatactgtacatttttagaTACAAACattataaatgtaatatacaAGTTGGTATACATACCTCCAGAGTGTTGCTGATATatcactgaaatctcagcaacAAGCACAGCTCTCTCTTTAGATCAATCAATAAACCCTTAGCTTACAGTCCTTAAGATAATAGCATTGAGTACAAAATACTTAATTGTAGTAGTTatagcctttctttgaaaattaattaatttgtagtTAAGAATCATACATCTTTTACCAGGCATTGTTTTAAGTTGATATTAAGTGTAGCGATTCTGATGGTTGcaaatacaaatatgtatatagggcagcagtgtggagtagtggttagggctctggactcttgaccggagggtcgtgggttcaatcccaggtaggggacactgctgctgtacccttgagcaaggtactttacctagattgctccagtaaaaacccaactgtatgaatgggtaattgtatgtaaaaataatgtgatactttgtaacaattgtaagttgccctggataagggcgtctactaagaaataaataataataataatagtatataaaGAAAATCTTTTAAAATCTTTACTGCAATTACAAATTCAACCAACAGGTGTCGCTCTATGCCAAGCCAATACCAAACCAATAAATAATCCCACTACAAAAGAATGGGTAAACCAAGGCTTGCAGTCTTAGGAAAGGAAAAATCTAGAATATGACTGGTAACAACCTTAAATAAGAACAATGTAATGCAATTGTTTGTGATGCTAAAACTCAGACTTTTCATATTTTTCAGAGAGCTTTGGAACCTCCAGATGTCCATCATGAGAGGCTACTGCCTGTGTCTATTGCTGGTTTAATTGTGAACCTGATCGGAATATTCGTATTTCAACATGGAGGGCACGGGCATTCTCATGGAGATGAAGGTAAGAAATGTACTAAGGATAAAAGTGTGCCACAgtgttgcgggggggggggggggcatgtgttTTCTACCAAAAGAAAAGTGGGTGATTTGCAGTTGGTCAGAAAACAATTGACCATGGAAACAAATTTCTGATTTGTAGTATGATTTGTAGTTTGCAGGTTCTTCACTAGATACCATGAAATCTTCAATATTCAGTTGTATGTACCGTTTAAACTACTTTGAGAAGATGCTGATGGGGCCTGTTATATATTTTATAGCTTATCATTTAGTTATGCACAATACTGACTGAGAGAATATCAGACAGTAATCCCTCCCATTCCTCCAGTTTCaaacatacttaaaaaaaataaataaataaataaaattaaagtgcACTTAGTACATTATGTTAATGCAGTTTTCACTGTGCTTACTCACCTTGTTTTAAATCTTTCTGATTTGTAGGTCATGGTCACAGTCATTCTTTGTTCAACGGAGGGGTAAACCATGGGCAAAGTCATGGAGGGCATGGCCACGGACATGAATCAAAGCATGGCCACGGACATGAATCAAAGCATGGACACAGCCATGATCATGggcatggccacgggcatgaccATGGCCACGGCCATTCGCACGAGGACAATCATTGCCATGGTAAGAATGTGAGTCGTAAGATTTGTAGTGCCCATTTTGGAGATTGGGGGTAGTGCtttattttcattgttctgtTAGTAGCAGATCTACTGCACAAACTGAACAGGGATGATTTGATCAGACTTGACTGTCTGTCTGGTAGGGATGGGGTAAAATgtcaaagtgtgttttttattattccttATCTGGGGATGCATATTCCTGTTTACAGGATTGAAGTGAAAGCACCTttacaaactacaaaacaaagagtTTTACTTATGACTTGTTGTGATGATTCTTTTGCACAGGTTATCCAAATCTATGTGATATACATCGCACCTATATTTTTACCTAGATAATCTCTGGAGCTGTGTGTCTGTCGTATGCCTGTGTGTAAAATGCACGTTAGATGTAGATTTTGCTGTTTCatgacactatttttttttttttttttttttttggtaatcttTATCCAGGTCTGTGATTGAGTGACAATACATTTAATCAATTAAATATTTTCAGACTTTGATTTTACAATatgtaatattgtaatattaataCCTGTTTTTTATGCATGGTAGTATCCATAATTACGTTGACTAAGCATTTTACCTTTTATAAAATGATCTTactctctcctttttttttttttttttttaataaaacagatgAACCCTGCAGTCCACCAGCAAAAGGCCCCAACAAACAGATCTTACAAGGTGTGTTACCCAGCATCTGCTGTCTATTGCAACCACTCGATACTGCCTGCTGTGCCTATAATGATGGCTGTGCATTAAATGTGTAAATTGGCATCAAAGCTTTCTGCAGCCTCTGGTGGAATTCTTATATAAAATGCATACCCTTAAAGTTAACAATTACTTTGTCAATGCTTCTCATAAAGCTTGAGTGCTGGAAACATAGACTTTCTGCATTGGCAACAGCTTATAGCCATGAAAGAGTGCTTCAAGCAAAAATATTTTGTTAATGATGTACTGAATTTCTATTAGCTATAACTTGCTCCCCATGCAAACAAAGATGTATTAGGATGGATCATTATTACACAAGTGAAACTGCCCTTGTGATTTAGTGTAAAGAAGCTGCTTCAACCACTTATACTGGGTCAGCTAAAATGTGTAAACACTGTTGAAGACaccagctgaaacgtttgtctactagTTTCTTATGTTTTACCTGTAAGTTTTTGACGTTTTGGGTGATCTGATACAAAAGAGATTATTAATACTATTGATGGTTCTGAAACTGAGAAGTAATAGAGTAAAAAACATACATTCTAATTCCTTCTTTTTGCTGTTAAAGATAAAAGGTCAGTTTAACTCTAATTTATATTTACTGCCCAAAAAGCAACTGAGAATGTAAATTGTCCAGCCGTTGCTCTCCCATGCAGCCATGAATACCATGCGATTCTAACATTATTTTGACAGCCACTGTATATCTTCCTGCTATTACTACAGTAATTCCAGCAGAGTGCACTGTTGATACTTGTTTTAATCTATAGTTTCCTTTGCCTACATACCTTTCATTTTTATCTGATTCATAGATATAATAATAtgattagtttttattttttatctttttagcTAAATGGTTAAGATTTAAAGGAGTCAAAAGTGCTTAGCCGCTCACTAATGTTTTAAACAGTATAAggatttgcatgtttttttttccccccaactgGTGAGTGTTTTTTCACAATAGGCAATCTATTGAATAGCTAAGGAATGTGGATTGCCCTTTATCCCAGTGAAGTCCCGGCTCTTTAGGCTGCTGGAGTTGAGGCACCATGAAGGGGAATCTGGGTTTATCAGCATTGGGGATTGGGGGACATTTAGAGCCTGCCtattcacaatacaacacaagGAGATTTATTCAAACATCCTATTGAACCACACTTATGCTCTTTAACTAAAGAGGCCCCATAGCAGTAATGGTTATGGAATATAAGCCCTATGTTCTTTTGTaatctcattttctttttaaagtttgaTGCTTGTGAAATGCTAATGAAAGACCGTCATGCAGGCTGTAGCAAGGTGTAGTGTGGATGGGACAATTTTAGCTTTCTCAGCCAATGCATATCGGTATCTCTGACCTGAATAACACCTGCCATTTAGCCCTAGCGCTGACAGTTGTGGATGTGGTAGTTTTGAGATGTGGAATATACATTTACCCAAAGAAAAACATTTCACTTCTGAGGTCTGATTTATAGTCTCTGGAGGTGAAAAGCTAGTGTATCAATCCACTCCAGCCAGTAttctttttaattacattttcccaTTTTAAACACAGAAATGGGTTTAGATCGGTAGCATCTGCAACAATGGAAGGATTTTTAAAGTTCCCAGGCTTCTCTGGCACAGTATTTAATGATTATCTAAGATCAACTGGTGATTGGTAAATAGCACAGTATTTACATCCACTGCTGTTTTAGATCTCCTTCAAATAGTCCCCCCCACACACCTTGCGTAATGCACTGCAACTGCCACCTTCACAATTGAAGGAAAATGTGTAACCTTTACTCTATCTTCCCTTTGTGTTTTTTAGGAATCTTTTTGCACATTGTAGCAGACACCCTTGGAAGTGTTGGTGTAATCATATCTGCTTTGCTGATGCAGAATTACAATCTCATGATAGCAGACCCAATCTGCTCCATGATAATCTCCTTACTTATAGGAGTAAGgtgagtactgtgtgtgtgtgtgtgtgtgtgtgtatatatgttgtAAAAGATctccactcactcgggttcgttgcccctttaagaaccgacccggcacacagaaatggatttttttaagcgcgtttgcgcaattttttaataaacaggaaacaaacaaaatacaccaaatcaaaataacacctagctcctcttgagcactaactcgacttgcaggaacaccctgactaacgcgggacagctaagctgtttacccgtcttcacaaacacactgatttacaaacagcacttactttctctcttatttggctactcggagacagcgcacctactgcctccttccactctgcagccccgagcagactgcttgcactccttttaaactcccgcacctgggcttaatttctaataacgcccaggtgcggaagacaattaacaataaaacaattaaagcaaacaattgaaacaataaagcaatacaaaacggtgcatACCCACATGTTTttggaggttttaaccccctccctgccgtctctcacaacccgctatattacatatccccccccttgtctttccaagacaccggccatgagacggccacctcctcccctaaaacacaaccacccaccctcgagtccataaatgtcaattttcgccctcctccacgggcgaactcgagggtggatcggtccacgtcctgggtcagccaggtagggaccgcgcaccagcgacgagggaccccaccggttcgtcaggggcgaccggcacgacaaccggggcactggaggctgcagtagcgggcagaggtctgcagctgggacccagtgcagcgacgtccggtcagcaagggggagcgacgtagcgaccagggggagcgtacgcgacgtctgggagcagcacagcgacgtcttaatgtccgggaggagcggagcaggggaccaggtggagaactgtgcccgatcctgccgactcctgggctccaggtcaagtgaagggaggtccaggctaaccgacagggtgtccaggagcaaggggtgagggactggacgcagcgacaccggactggaccgtaggggtggtggtcggggctgtggtggaggtacgctcgacacctcctccctaggctccggaagcggcagctcctcccctctgggctctggcagcggcagctcctcccctctgggctctggcagcggcagctcctcccctctgggctctggcagcggcagctcctcccctctgggctctggcagcggcagctcctcccctctgggctccggcagcggcagctcctcccctctgggctctggcagcggcagctcctcccctctgggttctggcagcggcagctcctcccctctgggctctggcagcggcagctcctcccctctgggctctggcagcggcagctcctccccttctggcactCGGGACGGCTGCTctacctcccatttctggagcagccGGTCCAGCTCTGTAGGCTCTGGCTCCGGTAGCCCTAGCTCCACTCTCCACTTCTTGTTTTGCTCTTCCTGAGCAGCTGTATTTCTTTTGATCTTCTCGATCAGTTCTTGAAAATCCATttttctgggtcttaggggcgcccacactttctgccaccaaatgtaaaagatctccactcactcgggttcgttgcccctttaagaaccgacccggcacacagaaatggatttttttaagcgcgtttgcgcaattttttaataaacaggaaacaaacaaaatacaccaaatcaaaataacacctagctcctcttgagcactaactcgacttgcaggaacaccctgactaacgcgggacagctaagctgtttacccgtcttcacaaacacactgatttacaaacagcacttactttctctcttatttggctactcggagacagcgcacctactgcctccttccactcagcagccccgagcagactgcttgcactccttttaaactcccgcacctgggcttaatttctaataacgcccaggtgcggaagacaattaacaataaaacaattaaagcaaacaattgaaacaataaagcaatacaaaacggtgcatACCCACATGttttttccttgcagggaggttttaaccccctccctgccgtctctcacaacccgctatattacaatgtatatatatatatatatatataatatatatatatatatatatatatatatatgtgtgtgtagagATAGATAGGGTCCAACTGCCAAACTTTGCTTTCCAGATTattattgaaatacatttaaactcATTGCAAGTTTATCCATTCCctgcattttacaaaaacaacaaattgcTTTATTAAATGATATGTGTTTGCTGCAGTACCAGCTGTCAGTTTATCATAGCAGTCTTTCTTCCCAGTTGGCTAATGCCTTTCAGTTTCAGCAGAGGTACAAAAAAATAACTTGCTAATAGTTTAAAATCTGTATTCATTCAATGATGAATTATGTAGTATGGGATCAATCTTGGAGTTTGAACAATATTGTTCATAAAACATATTTGTAGCATCTAGTAACTCATTTGAATTAGTCTGCTGATCATTTCAAGTCCATGCTGCTACTGCTTCTTTGATGCAAACATGCAAGGAAGTGATTTAAATCTGGTTTCCTTCTGTTTGCATTctggttatttgttttgtttatttatgtcatGCAGTCCCATCCTTTGCTGTGGGGCATAATGTTATCCATATCATGGCCTGGATAGCTGTTTTCTTTTACGAATATAAGCTGAAAAACtattttagtctttttttaactttcatttaagatgtatttaatgttttaaaatatgttgcaaTAAAACTGGTGAGGAAAATTATAGGATATTAAACCGGATGGGGTCTAGATTTCCTTTGAACTTGTTCCCACTAaagcaatttaaatatttttagcattttggaaactgcttgcTTTGAGGCAGATCTATTTGATGAATGTACAGAACTTGTAAACATTTCTTCTTGTGTGCATCAGCAATACTACTTTTGTGCATTTTTTGCAAGAACATCTTGCTTTGGAGggttggtggtccagtggttaaagagcttgataccaggaggtccccagttctaATTcccgctcagccactgactaaccCCTGTTTCAAACAGATTCTCCAGCGGCGTGCCGAACTGAATTGAAATTAAGTACATGTTAGAGCCGCACTTCATTATATTCCATGAACCAATTGATTTCATACTGGCGAACTGAAGCGTGCCACACTTATTCCAAAGCAATCTCCCACAGTGCATCGGAGTAAGtaatagggctgtcagttaagtctctaaatagcaatcgattaattgggcacataAAATCAAATCGGTCGAATAAATATggatgattgtaccgcccacatacatttcgctccattcctctccccccGACTTGATTATTTCAATATCACTGCAGTTTGtgaatgcgaggggtaattacaccttggtagcgtcaggagaaaaaaataaataaatttgcaacgagcctaaagcaagtttaacatactacaggggtgtttctaaaatatttattccaaacagactacagtactttggaatgttatctatataaactagacacgaccgtcttttttttattcagtgacagctgcagcatcgcGCATTGTATCTTGTTAATAcagtaccacctaaccttcactatctgtgaaacacacaaagCAGAAgtccctgcctaaaacatcattataataataactataataaatacaaataaattgatttacttaccacaacatgcatactcgctataggtcaagctgatcgttactccaaaattgtgttgatggtttttttttaatgttgttaaatattgttaaatattagttcattttgaaactccaaagaagtgcaaactatatacagtcagttttcttcaatgtgcacaatttatttacaggctgtttatctggaatacaagcctgtcgtcctgctctggatacAAGGCAacgtgcttttttgtttgtttatatcgaatacacagaggggtgtacttacaaagcattttcaaaactgtttcgctggtaggatggaaccagcaaatcagatgctagttaacacgagcagggaaagaagagcacgcccactgcttgtctggcagaaatactgtaaatagcaaggcagggcatTCGGTGtagtttcgttgataaacttaaatactgttattaacaatgcgcattacaaaaatgtaattattgaatctgttatccagtatttatatcaatgtatataatgaggaatggaatcgatcgaaaaatcgatttttcgatttaatcgtagcagccgtAGTAAGTAATGACGAAACCAGGAAGTGAGTGTGAATGTATATGCTTGTTATCAATACTGTGCAATTGTACCCATGAAAACATTTACCCACTCTATCACATAGCATTCCATGTTCTAGCTAGCGAGTTAGATATGGATTCATTATTCttcaagagagaaagaaaagaagaaagatgaTGGCTATTCTCAACATGATGGTGGAGACATGAACTTTCTTCATGAAATGCTTAATAACAAGTGTGAGAC
The Acipenser ruthenus chromosome 10, fAciRut3.2 maternal haplotype, whole genome shotgun sequence DNA segment above includes these coding regions:
- the LOC117403396 gene encoding zinc transporter 7, producing the protein MLPLSIKDDEYKPAKFNLLFKMSGWFRSILSDKTSRNLFFFLCLNLSFAFVELLYGIWSNSLGLISDSFHMFFDCTALLAGLAASVISRWRSNDAFSYGYVRAEVLAGFVNGLFLIFTAFFIFSEGVERALEPPDVHHERLLPVSIAGLIVNLIGIFVFQHGGHGHSHGDEGHGHSHSLFNGGVNHGQSHGGHGHGHESKHGHGHESKHGHSHDHGHGHGHDHGHGHSHEDNHCHDEPCSPPAKGPNKQILQGIFLHIVADTLGSVGVIISALLMQNYNLMIADPICSMIISLLIGVSVVPLLRESIGILMQRTPPSLDHVLPECYQRVQQLQGVYNLQEPHFWTLCTDVNIGTLKLLVAPDADSRWILSQTHNIFTQAGVRQLYVQIDVAAM